A region from the Actinoplanes sp. OR16 genome encodes:
- a CDS encoding cytochrome c oxidase assembly protein → MAAIVAVLVLIGALIFGGGVDPAVLPGIPSPGPLTWWGLPIVKLATDVLGVLVAGGVVTAAFLLPGDRTSVSANGWRLLRRTTWLALAWCCSALALIVLTVSDILGTPVTELGGTAISGFAFSINQGQALLLQAGLALLVAVLTRAGVSRGLAAVTTLVAVVALVPPAFTGHAAGSGNHQIAVTSLAMHVAAASLWLGGLAGLLAVRTARSFPATAARYSRLALGCFVATAVSGAANAAVRLGAVETVWTSGYGVLVMVKIVALVAAGVAGFAHRRRTLPALANGEPRAFLRLAAGEVIVLGAAMGLAVGLSRTPTPVTESADVDPVTELLGFPMPGPITAGRLLGDPLPDMFFLTVAAVGIGAYLVGVLRLRRAGHAWPMGRTLAWLGGMIILAAVTSTGLARYAYVLFSVHMVQHMVLSMVVPILLVAGAPVTLALRTLRRPADPEVRGAREWLLIISSSRAARLLTHPLVALAIYVTSLYGLYFSGLLGTLMRYHIGHLAMVVHFVAAGYLLFWVLIGVDPGRRRVHPAMLTLIHFLAMVAHAFFGFVLLQSATIIGLDWYTAVHPPWASSLLADQRLGAGLAWAFGELPAAIVVLILIRQWIRSDEREQARLDRAADRAAAAGEEDELARYNAFLAAASTRERS, encoded by the coding sequence ATGGCAGCGATCGTCGCGGTGCTGGTCCTGATAGGAGCGCTGATCTTCGGTGGTGGGGTGGATCCGGCGGTCCTGCCCGGGATACCGAGTCCGGGGCCGCTGACCTGGTGGGGGCTGCCGATCGTCAAGCTCGCCACCGACGTGCTCGGCGTCCTGGTCGCCGGTGGCGTGGTCACGGCCGCCTTTCTGCTGCCCGGTGATCGCACGAGCGTGTCGGCGAACGGATGGAGGCTCCTGCGCCGGACCACCTGGCTCGCGCTCGCCTGGTGTTGCAGCGCCCTGGCGCTGATCGTGCTGACCGTTTCCGACATCCTCGGCACGCCCGTCACGGAACTCGGCGGCACGGCGATCAGCGGGTTCGCCTTCTCGATCAACCAGGGGCAGGCGCTGCTGCTGCAGGCCGGGCTGGCGCTGCTCGTCGCGGTGCTGACCCGGGCCGGGGTGTCGCGCGGGCTGGCCGCCGTCACCACACTGGTCGCCGTCGTGGCGCTGGTGCCGCCGGCGTTCACCGGCCACGCGGCCGGCTCGGGTAACCACCAGATCGCCGTGACCAGCCTCGCCATGCACGTGGCGGCGGCATCGCTGTGGCTGGGCGGGCTGGCCGGCCTGCTCGCGGTCCGCACGGCACGATCATTCCCCGCCACGGCCGCGCGCTACAGCAGGCTCGCTCTGGGGTGCTTCGTCGCTACGGCGGTGAGTGGCGCGGCGAACGCGGCGGTGCGGCTCGGCGCGGTGGAGACGGTGTGGACGTCCGGCTACGGCGTACTGGTGATGGTGAAGATCGTGGCTCTGGTGGCCGCCGGTGTGGCCGGTTTCGCCCACCGGCGGCGCACCCTGCCGGCGCTCGCGAACGGCGAGCCGCGTGCCTTCCTCCGGCTCGCCGCCGGGGAGGTCATCGTGCTCGGCGCGGCGATGGGACTGGCCGTCGGGCTGTCCCGGACACCGACGCCGGTGACCGAGAGCGCCGACGTGGACCCGGTGACCGAGCTGCTCGGTTTCCCGATGCCCGGGCCGATCACTGCCGGACGGCTGCTCGGTGACCCGCTGCCGGACATGTTCTTCCTGACGGTCGCCGCGGTGGGCATCGGGGCGTACCTCGTCGGGGTCCTCCGCCTGCGCCGCGCCGGCCATGCCTGGCCGATGGGCCGCACGCTCGCCTGGCTCGGCGGCATGATCATTCTGGCCGCGGTGACCAGCACCGGTCTCGCGCGCTACGCGTATGTGCTGTTCAGCGTGCACATGGTGCAGCACATGGTGCTGTCCATGGTGGTGCCGATCCTGCTGGTGGCGGGCGCGCCGGTGACCCTGGCCCTGCGGACGCTGCGCCGCCCGGCCGACCCGGAGGTGCGTGGCGCCCGCGAGTGGCTGCTGATCATCTCGTCCAGCCGGGCCGCCCGCCTCCTCACGCATCCTCTGGTCGCCCTCGCGATCTACGTGACCAGCCTCTACGGCCTCTACTTCAGCGGGCTGCTCGGCACGCTGATGCGCTACCACATCGGGCACCTCGCGATGGTCGTCCACTTCGTCGCCGCCGGATATCTGCTGTTCTGGGTGCTGATCGGCGTCGACCCCGGGCGGCGCCGGGTGCATCCGGCGATGCTCACGCTGATCCACTTCCTGGCGATGGTGGCGCACGCGTTCTTCGGGTTCGTGCTGTTGCAGTCGGCCACGATCATCGGCCTGGACTGGTACACCGCCGTGCATCCGCCGTGGGCGTCCTCGCTGCTCGCCGATCAGCGGCTGGGCGCGGGGCTGGCGTGGGCATTCGGTGAGCTGCCGGCCGCGATCGTGGTGCTGATTCTGATCAGGCAGTGGATTCGCAGTGACGAGCGGGAGCAGGCGCGTCTCGATCGTGCGGCGGACCGCGCGGCAGCGGCGGGGGAGGAGGATGAGCTGGCGCGTTACAACGCGTTCCTGGCGGCGGCCTCGACCCGGGAACGGTCCTGA
- a CDS encoding alpha/beta fold hydrolase — protein MHPRPPCRSTHTFAAAGSRLVYDRWTGPGRPVLLLHALLFDRTQWWPLAADLASSCTVVAPDLPGHGETPMPAGLSPAQVAGDLARLVESLGLRRAPVVVGHATAAPLAVAFADQFAVHGMLLVDEPMDVVDSGPDAVVAASGVDSVPEQFRSFAEPRRDPQLVAAYRSWLDRPSSRRPVSHTGRPSEDLSRPRFTPLSDTEALAARIQYLL, from the coding sequence ATGCACCCCCGTCCGCCCTGCCGCAGCACGCACACGTTCGCCGCAGCCGGTAGCCGGCTCGTCTACGACCGGTGGACCGGTCCCGGACGCCCGGTCCTGCTGCTGCACGCCCTGCTCTTCGACCGCACCCAGTGGTGGCCGCTCGCCGCCGACCTGGCATCTTCCTGCACTGTCGTGGCCCCGGACCTGCCCGGCCACGGTGAGACCCCGATGCCGGCCGGCCTCAGCCCAGCGCAGGTGGCCGGCGATCTGGCCCGGCTGGTCGAGAGCCTGGGCCTGCGCCGCGCCCCGGTCGTCGTCGGGCACGCCACCGCCGCGCCGCTCGCCGTGGCGTTCGCCGACCAGTTCGCGGTGCACGGCATGCTCCTGGTCGACGAGCCGATGGACGTCGTCGACAGCGGGCCCGACGCCGTCGTCGCGGCCTCCGGGGTGGACAGCGTCCCTGAACAGTTCCGGTCGTTCGCCGAGCCGCGCCGCGATCCTCAGCTGGTCGCCGCGTACCGCTCGTGGCTGGACCGCCCGTCATCCCGCCGACCGGTTTCGCACACCGGACGCCCGTCCGAGGACCTGAGCCGGCCGCGCTTCACGCCGCTCTCCGACACCGAGGCCCTGGCCGCCCGGATCCAGTACCTGCTCTGA
- a CDS encoding PadR family transcriptional regulator, giving the protein MIRKADRDLTSLTVLALLTTGPRHTYEMHLFIERTHKTFVTGLPRSLYHAVNRLLAAGDIVVTGTLRDPGRPERTVYALTDQGRARLRDWVRLLLAVPDPDATLLTAALNYAGCLPPDEVADALHDRRAELTRSLQPAKEALGLDLPRILLLEVEFEVARLTAELAWTTSILDDLDTGRLTWPPLPGDVADLEPLLREET; this is encoded by the coding sequence ATGATCCGGAAAGCGGACCGTGACCTGACGTCGCTCACCGTCCTGGCGTTGCTGACCACCGGGCCGCGGCACACCTATGAGATGCACCTGTTCATCGAGCGCACCCACAAGACGTTCGTGACCGGGTTGCCGCGCAGCCTCTACCACGCCGTCAACCGGCTGCTCGCCGCCGGCGACATCGTCGTCACCGGGACCCTGCGCGACCCGGGCCGCCCGGAGCGGACCGTCTACGCCCTCACCGACCAGGGCCGCGCCCGGCTGCGCGACTGGGTGCGGCTGCTCCTCGCCGTTCCGGACCCGGACGCGACACTGCTCACCGCGGCGCTCAACTACGCCGGCTGCCTGCCACCCGACGAGGTCGCCGACGCGCTGCACGACCGCCGCGCCGAGCTGACCCGCTCGCTGCAGCCGGCGAAGGAGGCGCTCGGCCTCGATCTGCCCCGGATCCTGCTGCTGGAGGTCGAGTTCGAGGTGGCCCGCCTCACCGCCGAACTCGCCTGGACGACCTCGATCCTCGACGACCTGGACACCGGCCGGCTCACCTGGCCGCCCCTGCCGGGCGACGTGGCCGATCTGGAACCCCTGCTGCGCGAGGAGACGTAA
- a CDS encoding ArsR family transcriptional regulator, which translates to MNPPAFLTAAGHPLRWQLLTELSRTDLAVHELTGRVGQSQNLVSYHLGKLRTAGLVTARRSSADGRDTYYALDLARCSELITGTGGALHPALRLTAPPVRRGPRTRVLFVCSGNSARSPMAEALLRHRTDDEVEVFSAGTTPKPLHPYAVSVMAERGIDISRARPRQVGEMDGHFDHVITLCDRAKENCAGGTAHWSMAEPRELPEFHDTAGLLDRRIGFLMHTLGEEGS; encoded by the coding sequence GTGAACCCTCCGGCGTTCCTCACCGCGGCCGGGCACCCGCTGCGCTGGCAGCTGCTGACCGAGCTGTCCCGGACCGACCTGGCCGTGCACGAGCTGACCGGCCGGGTCGGCCAGTCGCAGAACCTGGTCTCCTACCACCTGGGCAAGCTGCGCACGGCCGGACTCGTCACGGCGCGGCGGAGCAGCGCCGACGGCCGGGACACCTACTACGCGCTGGACCTGGCCCGCTGCTCCGAGCTGATCACCGGCACGGGCGGCGCGCTGCACCCCGCGCTCCGGCTCACCGCGCCGCCCGTTCGGCGCGGTCCGCGTACCAGGGTGCTCTTCGTCTGCAGCGGCAACAGCGCGCGGTCCCCGATGGCCGAGGCGCTGCTCCGCCATCGCACCGACGATGAGGTCGAGGTCTTCAGCGCCGGGACAACCCCCAAACCGCTTCATCCGTACGCCGTCAGCGTGATGGCCGAGCGGGGCATCGACATCAGCCGTGCTCGCCCGCGACAGGTCGGCGAGATGGACGGCCACTTCGACCACGTCATCACCCTGTGCGACCGGGCCAAGGAGAACTGTGCCGGCGGCACCGCGCACTGGAGCATGGCCGAGCCGCGTGAGCTGCCCGAATTCCATGACACCGCCGGCCTGCTCGACCGGCGGATCGGATTCCTGATGCACACCCTCGGAGAGGAGGGGTCATGA
- a CDS encoding VOC family protein, whose translation MNDGTVHVRYLVDDVQAAIDFYTAHLGFAVNTAFPPAFADVIRGNLRLLLSGPESSAGRSMPDGRRPGPGGWNRIHLLVDDIDGEVTRLRAAGVAFRSDVVSGPGGRQIVLDDPAGNPVELFQPAGT comes from the coding sequence ATGAACGACGGCACCGTGCATGTCCGCTATCTGGTGGACGACGTGCAGGCGGCGATCGACTTCTACACCGCCCACCTGGGTTTCGCCGTGAACACCGCGTTCCCGCCGGCCTTCGCCGACGTGATCCGCGGCAATCTGCGGCTGCTGCTGTCCGGCCCGGAGAGTTCGGCGGGCCGGTCCATGCCGGACGGCCGGCGACCCGGCCCCGGCGGGTGGAACCGCATCCACCTGCTCGTCGACGACATCGACGGCGAGGTGACGCGCCTGCGTGCGGCGGGGGTGGCGTTCCGCAGCGACGTGGTCAGCGGGCCGGGCGGCCGGCAGATCGTGCTCGACGACCCGGCCGGCAACCCGGTCGAACTCTTCCAACCGGCAGGGACCTAG
- the chrA gene encoding chromate efflux transporter has translation MHQATLGTVLREWLRIGCVGFGGPPAHIALLRRLCVEDQKWLGDQEFEDAIAACNLLPGPASTQLAIFCAWRVRDRPGALVGGLAFIVPGLILILGLAALFLGDPPPWVIAAGAGAGAAVAAVAVQAGWSLMPPAWRRAPHRGRWVTYLLLGALAAATVGPWLVLLLIVCGLAEMIAQKVPSSGKQHLGASLLALGGIAPLAWTALKVGALSYGGGFVIIPIMQADAVDRYQWMTGAEFLNAVALGQITPGPVVHTVAVVGYAAAGLGGGLLAALIAFGPSFAFILLGASRFDRLRGNVRVRGFLDGAGPAAIGAILGSAVPLALALDETWQYAVLAGAAVLTLGFRRGPVLTLLTAAAAGQLLTLW, from the coding sequence GTGCACCAGGCGACACTCGGAACCGTCCTGCGGGAATGGTTACGGATCGGCTGCGTCGGCTTCGGCGGGCCGCCCGCGCACATCGCGCTGCTGCGGAGACTCTGCGTCGAGGACCAGAAGTGGCTGGGCGATCAGGAGTTCGAGGACGCGATCGCGGCCTGCAACCTGCTGCCCGGTCCGGCCTCCACGCAACTAGCGATCTTCTGCGCCTGGCGGGTCCGCGACCGTCCGGGTGCGCTGGTCGGCGGCTTGGCTTTCATCGTACCGGGACTGATTCTGATCCTGGGCCTCGCCGCGCTCTTCCTCGGTGACCCACCACCCTGGGTGATCGCGGCGGGGGCCGGCGCGGGTGCGGCGGTCGCGGCGGTGGCGGTGCAGGCCGGCTGGAGCCTGATGCCGCCGGCGTGGCGGCGGGCGCCGCACCGCGGGCGCTGGGTGACATATCTGCTGCTGGGCGCGCTGGCCGCGGCGACGGTCGGGCCATGGCTGGTGCTCCTGCTGATCGTTTGCGGTCTCGCCGAGATGATCGCGCAGAAGGTGCCGTCATCCGGGAAGCAGCATCTCGGTGCGTCGCTGCTGGCGCTCGGCGGGATCGCGCCGCTCGCCTGGACGGCTCTCAAGGTGGGCGCGCTCTCCTACGGCGGCGGGTTCGTGATCATCCCGATCATGCAGGCCGACGCGGTGGACCGGTACCAGTGGATGACCGGCGCGGAATTCCTCAACGCGGTGGCGCTCGGGCAGATCACTCCGGGGCCGGTGGTGCACACGGTGGCGGTGGTCGGCTACGCGGCCGCCGGACTGGGTGGCGGCCTCCTCGCCGCACTGATCGCTTTCGGACCGTCGTTCGCGTTCATTCTGCTCGGCGCGAGCCGCTTCGACCGTTTGAGGGGCAACGTCCGTGTCCGCGGATTCCTCGACGGTGCGGGGCCGGCAGCGATCGGCGCGATCCTGGGTTCGGCGGTGCCGCTCGCGCTCGCCCTCGACGAGACCTGGCAGTACGCGGTCCTGGCCGGCGCGGCCGTCCTCACACTGGGTTTCCGCCGCGGTCCCGTGCTCACTCTGCTGACCGCCGCGGCAGCGGGCCAGCTCCTGACGCTGTGGTGA
- a CDS encoding AAA family ATPase, producing the protein MADAPILVVIRGNSGSGKTTTAREVRRRFGRGAALIEQDHLRRVVLREHGGNPVAPAFIVGTARAALDAGYHVILEGILHSGQHAGPLRDLMAAHPGPSWVFWFDVSFEETVRRHRNRAEPIPVTADHMLSWYGGSDLLGVPHEQVLPEETGFEDAVTTILHTSGLARAAALTPCPTTCRRCAGKAARSA; encoded by the coding sequence GTGGCCGACGCTCCGATCCTCGTGGTGATCCGTGGCAACTCCGGTTCGGGCAAGACGACGACGGCCCGTGAGGTGCGGCGGCGGTTCGGTCGCGGCGCCGCCCTCATCGAGCAGGACCACCTGCGCCGGGTGGTGCTGCGCGAGCACGGCGGTAATCCGGTCGCGCCGGCCTTCATCGTCGGGACGGCCCGTGCCGCCCTGGACGCCGGCTACCACGTGATCCTCGAGGGCATCCTGCACAGCGGTCAGCACGCCGGCCCGCTTCGCGATCTGATGGCGGCCCATCCCGGCCCGTCATGGGTGTTCTGGTTCGACGTCTCCTTCGAGGAGACCGTCCGCCGCCACCGGAACCGCGCCGAGCCCATTCCGGTCACCGCCGATCACATGCTTTCCTGGTACGGCGGATCCGACCTGCTGGGCGTCCCGCACGAACAGGTTCTCCCCGAGGAGACCGGTTTCGAGGACGCCGTCACCACGATCCTGCACACCAGCGGCCTGGCCCGGGCTGCGGCACTCACCCCGTGCCCGACGACCTGCCGCCGCTGTGCCGGGAAAGCCGCGCGGTCAGCCTGA